In Daphnia pulex isolate KAP4 chromosome 7, ASM2113471v1, one genomic interval encodes:
- the LOC124196946 gene encoding fatty acid hydroxylase domain-containing protein 2-like produces the protein MELKQLGVWPRRILLAGTLFLISILCGTTQFRNASSVALDSQWQKVLRLFGHDEFSLFVWGCILSIQIPFWSVSTLFVFLDYFNLPKWVRKYKIQQGTNEPINLNKLVETVKVVLINQWLISNPAMVANYFLKKLTNTMPIIYELPTPQRFLWQFFVLVVIDEIAQYHLHKLMHHPKLYAKVHKKHHEWTAPVALSFAYSTKTEYVINMIPVALGPMLMNPHLVTLWIWYIFVHLRGINNHTGYQFPWLPTAEHHDYHHMSSHSCYGRTLAMDWLHGTDKGFWAYRARKKGTTAQQPDNKSE, from the exons ATGGAGCTAAAACAACTCGGTGTGTGGCCGAGGCGAATTCTTTTGGCCGGCACTTTGTTCCTCATCTCCATTCTCTGCGGGACGAC acAATTCCGGAACGCATCCAGCGTCGCTCTTGACTCTCAGTGGCAGAAAGTTCTCCGGCTGTTTGGACATGACGAGTTTTCCTTGTTCGTTTGGG GTTGCATACTCTCCATTCAAATTCCGTTTTGGAGTGTCAGCACTTTGTTCGTGTTCTTGGACTACTTTAACCTGCCGAAATGGGTACGCAAATACAAGATCCAACAGGGCACCAACGAACcaatcaatttaaataaacttGTCGAG ACGGTGAAAGTGGTGTTGATCAACCAATGGCTCATTTCTAATCCAGCCATGGTCGCCAattattttctcaaaaaattGACCAACACCATGCCGATAATCTACGAATTACCAACTCCCCAGCGCTTTTTATGGCAATTTTTCGTCTTGGTTGTTATCGACGAAATTGCTCAATATCACCTGCACAA gTTAATGCATCACCCGAAATTGTACGCCAAGGTGCACAAGAAACATCACGAGTGGACAGCACCCGTGGCTCTCTCCTTTGCGTACAGCACCAAGACGGAATATGTCATAAACATGATTCCGGTAGCGCTG GGCCCAATGTTGATGAATCCTCACCTAGTCACCTTGTGGATTTGGTACATATTCGTCCACCTCAGGGGAATCAACAACCACACTGGCTATCAATTCCCGTGGCTTCCGACTGCGGAGCACCACGACTACCACCACATGTCGAGCCATTCCTGTTACGGTCGAACGCTCGCCATGGATTGGCTACACGGAACGGACAAGGGTTTCTGGGCTTACCGGGCCCGGAAGAAGGGCACAACTGCTCAACAACCGGATAACAAATCTGAATAa
- the LOC124196942 gene encoding sulfotransferase 1C1-like isoform X2 has product MSGKSVGDGVLRSKVKFSVIPETQQSPYKELFPAFDGKGLVRAEPGGFVYHQNFADNCHKIYNMKVRSDDVWIRTFPRSGTTWTSELTWLIMNDCNFEEAARVGQPIRSPNLDANYINHWDKFAAEGSFDTMDIITIDEIEKMPSPRVLKCHLPFDLLPPNLLDTAKVIYVARNPKDAIVSLFYFHKLVNLCTFTGDLETFVDYFLDNKVLWTPYFGTVLDAWGKRSHPNLLILFYEDMKKDIRAQIKRISTFLNKPVTPEQIEKLVDHVRFDKFSKNESVNYTKEIKAGVGKDDPNNTFVRKGQTGGWKNHFSPEVNRKIDEWIAKNLEGTGLKFVTELNDQ; this is encoded by the exons ATGTCAGGTAAATCTGTTGGCGATGGAGTCCTCCGTTCGAAAGTCAAGTTCAGTGTCATACCCGAGACCCAGCAGAGTCCCTACAAGGAACTTTTCCCGGCGTTCGACGGTAAAGGTCTGGTCCGAGCCGAGCCTGGAGGTTTCGTCTACCATCAAAACTTTGCAGATAATTGCCACAAGATTTACAACATGAAAGTGAGGAGCGACGACGTCTGGATCCGCACCTTTCCACGATCCG GGACAACTTGGACTTCTGAATTAACTTGGCTCATCATGAACGATTGCAACTTCGAAGAAGCTGCTAGAGTTGGACAGCCCATCCGTTCTCCCAACTTgga TGCCAATTACATCAATCACTGGGACAAGTTTGCCGCTGAAGGATCTTTTGATACGATGGATATTATTACCATCGATGAGATTGAGAAAATGCCATCACCCAGGGTCCTCAAGTGTCACTTGCCTTTTGACCTGTTGCCTCCCAATTTGCTCGACACCGCCAAG GTGATTTATGTGGCCAGGAATCCCAAGGATGCCATCGTTTCGCTCTTTTACTTCCACAAGTTGGTCAACCTGTGCACTTTTACGGGAGATCTGGAGACGTTCGTCGACTACTTTCTCGATAACAAAG TTCTGTGGACTCCTTATTTCGGCACTGTTTTGGACGCTTGGGGCAAGCGCAGTCATCCCAACTTGCTTATCCTCTTCTACGAAGACATGAAGAAG gaCATCCGAGCTCAAATCAAGAGAATTTCCACTTTCCTGAACAAGCCAGTGACGCCAGAGCAAATCGAGAAGCTGGTCGATCACGTCCGTTTCGATAAATTCTCCAAGAACGAGTCGGTTAATTACACAAAGGAAATTAAAGCTGGTGTTGGTAAAGACGACCCGAATAATACATTCGTCCGCAAAG gtcaAACGGGAGGCTGGAAGAACCATTTCAGCCCGGAAGTGAACCGTAAAATTGACGAATGGATCGCCAAGAATTTGGAGGGAACCGGTTTGAAATTCGTCACCGAACTGAACGATCAATAA
- the LOC124196945 gene encoding fatty acid hydroxylase domain-containing protein 2-like, whose amino-acid sequence MKLKQWLGQTTLACALFVGSIVYRQQLVTKVRQFRDYSGDVSDSQWKSILGYFGNDDYYLYVWGCILCIIIPFWTVGGMFMFMDYFNWPKWVRKYKVQPGTNEPVDLNKLKETIKVALINQWTIGNPLIFISFAVKKFTNTMPAIYELPTLQRFLIEMAVLFIVDEIALYYVHRLMHHPKLYAWVHKKHHEWHAPVAISVIYTTKTENLLITGGTGLGPFLMNPHLVTLWIWYALVNLRGLKNHCGYNFPWLPTPEDHDYHHMMSNACFGRTLALDWLHGTDKGFRDYQARKKNSAGHQLDLKKSE is encoded by the exons ATGAAGCTGAAACAGTGGCTGGGACAAACGACATTGGCCTGCGCTTTATTTGTCGGATCCATCGTCTACAGACAACAGCTAGTGAC GAAAGTGAGGCAGTTTCGGGATTATTCCGGTGATGTTTCGGACTCGCAATGGAAATCTATTCTCGGATACTTTGGCAATGACGACTATTATTTATACGTCTggg GTTGCATACTCTGCATTATAATTCCGTTTTGGACTGTCGGCGGAATGTTCATGTTTATGGATTACTTCAACTGGCCAAAATGGGTCCGCAAGTACAAAGTTCAGCCTGGAACTAACGAGCCCGTTGATTTGAACAAACTCAAAGAG ACAATTAAAGTGGCGCTGATTAACCAATGGACGATTGGCAATCCGCTCATCTTCATTAGTTTCGCCGTCAAGAAATTCACCAACACCATGCCGGCCATTTACGAGTTACCGACGCTCCAGCGCTTCCTGATTGAAATGGCCGTTTTGTTTATAGTGGACGAAATCGCCTTGTATTACGTGCACAG GTTAATGCATCACCCAAAATTATACGCGTGGGTCCACAAGAAACATCACGAATGGCACGCACCTGTCGCCATCTCCGTCATTTACACAACTAAAACCGAAAATCTTTTAATTACGGGCGGAACTGGCTTG GGTCCATTTTTAATGAATCCTCACCTAGTCACTTTGTGGATCTGGTACGCTCTGGTTAACTTGAGAGGCCTGAAAAATCATTGCGGATACAATTTCCCTTGGCTACCGACTCCGGAGGATCACGACTATCACCACATGATGAGCAATGCCTGTTTCGGTCGAACACTGGCCCTGGACTGGCTCCACGGGACGGACAAGGGTTTCCGGGATTACCAGGCCCGGAAAAAGAATTCCGCCGGGCATCAACTTGACCTGAAAAAATCCGAATaa
- the LOC124196942 gene encoding sulfotransferase 1 family member D1-like isoform X5, with product MPSFDSHHQPDGRLLQSGVKFTVIPETLQSPFKDHFPAYYKGLVRAEPGGFVIHPKFVNNAEKIYNMKVRSDDVWIRTFPRSGTTWTSELAWLIMNDCNFQEAARVPLTVRSPNIDTHYFTNWDDLAPSEIMNARKCRSVEKLEQMPSPRVLQSHLPFQLLPTRLLNTAKVIYVARNPKDAIVSFFYFHKLVKLCYFSGEMEQFVDYFINNQVCWTPYFFSLLDAWGKRNHPNLLILFYEDMKKDLRSQIEKMASFLDKSLTEKQVEKLLDHVSYLNCAGEMADCQTSHFTPEVSRKIDKWIEKNLEGSDLKFLTDLEE from the exons ATGCCGTCTTTCGACAGCCATCACCAACCAGACGGCAGACTCCTCCAGTCGGGAGTCAAGTTTACCGTCATTCCAGAAACGCTGCAGAGTCCATTCAAGGATCACTTTCCTGCCTACTACAAAGGATTAGTTCGCGCAGAGCCCGGCGGATTTGTCATCCATCCCAAATTCGTCAACAACGCCGAAAAGATTTACAACATGAAAGTGAGGAGTGACGACGTCTGGATCCGCACCTTCCCCCGATCcg GGACAACTTGGACGTCCGAATTGGCCTGGCTCATCATGAACGATTGCAATTTCCAAGAAGCTGCTCGTGTGCCACTGACTGTCCGATCGCCCAACATCga CACCCATTATTTTACCAACTGGGACGATCTTGCCCCGTCGGAAATCATGAACGCCAGAAAGTGTCGATCGGTCGAGAAGCTGGAACAGATGCCGTCGCCCAGAGTCCTCCAATCTCATTTGCCATTCCAACTGTTGCCTACCAGATTGCTCAACACGGCCAAG gtAATTTACGTTGCCCGTAATCCCAAGGACGCCAtcgtttccttcttctacTTTCACAAGCTGGTGAAATTGTGTTACTTCTCCGGCGAAATGGAACAATTTGTTGATTACTTTATCAATAACCAAG TGTGCTGGACTCCttatttcttctcccttttggACGCCTGGGGCAAACGCAACCACCCAAATTTGTTGATTCTGTTCTACGAGGACATGAAAAag GATTTGCGGAGTCAAATCGAGAAGATGGCCTCGTTCCTCGACAAATCGCTGACTGAGAAACAAGTCGAGAAACTCTTGGATCACGTCAGCTATTTGAATTGCGCGGGGGAAATGGCCGACTGCCAGACGAGCCATTTCACGCCGGAAGTGAGCCGCAAAATCGACAAGTggatagaaaagaatttggaGGGATCCGATTTGAAGTTTCTCACCGATCTCGAGGAGTAA
- the LOC124196942 gene encoding sulfotransferase 1B1-like isoform X1 — MPSFDSHHQPDGRLLQSGVKFTVIPETLQSPFKDHFPAYYKGLVRAEPGGFVIHPKFVNNAEKIYNMKVRSDDVWIRTFPRSGTTWTSELTWLIMNDCNFEEAARVGQPIRSPNLDANYINHWDKFAAEGSFDTMDIITIDEIEKMPSPRVLKCHLPFDLLPPNLLDTAKVIYVARNPKDAIVSLFYFHKLVNLCTFTGDLETFVDYFLDNKVLWTPYFGTVLDAWGKRSHPNLLILFYEDMKKDIRAQIKRISTFLNKPVTPEQIEKLVDHVRFDKFSKNESVNYTKEIKAGVGKDDPNNTFVRKGQTGGWKNHFSPEVNRKIDEWIAKNLEGTGLKFVTELNDQ; from the exons ATGCCGTCTTTCGACAGCCATCACCAACCAGACGGCAGACTCCTCCAGTCGGGAGTCAAGTTTACCGTCATTCCAGAAACGCTGCAGAGTCCATTCAAGGATCACTTTCCTGCCTACTACAAAGGATTAGTTCGCGCAGAGCCCGGCGGATTTGTCATCCATCCCAAATTCGTCAACAACGCCGAAAAGATTTACAACATGAAAGTGAGGAGTGACGACGTCTGGATCCGCACCTTCCCCCGATCcg GGACAACTTGGACTTCTGAATTAACTTGGCTCATCATGAACGATTGCAACTTCGAAGAAGCTGCTAGAGTTGGACAGCCCATCCGTTCTCCCAACTTgga TGCCAATTACATCAATCACTGGGACAAGTTTGCCGCTGAAGGATCTTTTGATACGATGGATATTATTACCATCGATGAGATTGAGAAAATGCCATCACCCAGGGTCCTCAAGTGTCACTTGCCTTTTGACCTGTTGCCTCCCAATTTGCTCGACACCGCCAAG GTGATTTATGTGGCCAGGAATCCCAAGGATGCCATCGTTTCGCTCTTTTACTTCCACAAGTTGGTCAACCTGTGCACTTTTACGGGAGATCTGGAGACGTTCGTCGACTACTTTCTCGATAACAAAG TTCTGTGGACTCCTTATTTCGGCACTGTTTTGGACGCTTGGGGCAAGCGCAGTCATCCCAACTTGCTTATCCTCTTCTACGAAGACATGAAGAAG gaCATCCGAGCTCAAATCAAGAGAATTTCCACTTTCCTGAACAAGCCAGTGACGCCAGAGCAAATCGAGAAGCTGGTCGATCACGTCCGTTTCGATAAATTCTCCAAGAACGAGTCGGTTAATTACACAAAGGAAATTAAAGCTGGTGTTGGTAAAGACGACCCGAATAATACATTCGTCCGCAAAG gtcaAACGGGAGGCTGGAAGAACCATTTCAGCCCGGAAGTGAACCGTAAAATTGACGAATGGATCGCCAAGAATTTGGAGGGAACCGGTTTGAAATTCGTCACCGAACTGAACGATCAATAA